A section of the Pyxidicoccus xibeiensis genome encodes:
- a CDS encoding cupredoxin domain-containing protein, which produces MRPFISRIIKPWLALAATAAMVGATQQGCSKPSAPAKAEEAPAAAAPAAAAPAEKREGGVRVVELTVTQKGYEPSPVSLKKGEPVKLVVTRKTEETCATEVVMDGYGINTLLPLNQPVEIAFTPKESGELVYGCAMGKMISGVFMVE; this is translated from the coding sequence ATGCGCCCGTTCATCTCCCGCATCATCAAGCCCTGGCTCGCCCTGGCCGCGACGGCCGCCATGGTGGGCGCCACGCAGCAGGGGTGCTCCAAGCCCTCGGCGCCGGCGAAGGCCGAGGAGGCGCCCGCGGCGGCCGCTCCCGCGGCGGCTGCTCCCGCCGAGAAGCGCGAGGGGGGCGTGCGCGTGGTGGAGCTGACCGTGACGCAGAAGGGCTACGAGCCCAGCCCGGTGAGCCTCAAGAAGGGTGAGCCGGTGAAGCTGGTGGTGACGCGCAAGACGGAGGAGACGTGCGCCACCGAGGTCGTCATGGACGGCTACGGCATCAACACCCTGCTGCCGCTGAACCAGCCGGTGGAAATCGCCTTCACGCCCAAGGAGTCCGGCGAGCTGGTGTACGGCTGCGCCATGGGGAAGATGATTTCCGGCGTGTTCATGGTGGAGTGA